A portion of the Fulvia fulva chromosome 1, complete sequence genome contains these proteins:
- a CDS encoding Exosome complex exonuclease dis3: MTSLKRSYASTSSTTTLSSKTYLRTLKSGKVQKVVRELYLRQDIPCSSQLCSACIDIAPTGFHGKTEPFVLSLTPAGTKDFPQGHYLIPDTNAFLTAMDLFEADDTVRDVIVLQTVLEEVKNRSLPLYHRLIALTKNDGKRFYVFFNDFRLETYVTREAGESINDRNDRAVRKACAWYAKHLELAVKARKSARCPAIVMLTDDKENTRKSKAEGIVAANLHDYVSSLPDADRLLDMVASSRDQRASRDARAELLYPDYMSMSAMLTGIKAGNLHQGIFNVSPYNYLEGTVHVPAFDKSLIIQGRENSNRAVSGDIVVLEVLPKDQWKAPSTKVIEEEDVGKNENADNDEESAEGIVTEKERKALREEVKRAHGKVAEGKPQPTARVVGAVKRNWRQYVGHIDKDSVRSGAKQSRAQQTVFLIPMDKRIPKIRVRTRQAGDLLGKRVLVTIDSWDRESRYPVGHFIRSLGDLETKGAETEALLLEWDVQYRPFPKSVLDCLPSEGHDWKVPADTSDPGWRGRRDLRDQLICSIDPPGCVDIDDALHAKQLPNGNFEVGVHIADVSHFVKPNNAMDKEASLRGTTVYLVDKRIDMLPMLLGTDLCSLKPYVERYAFSVLWELDQNADIVNASFTKSVIKSREAFSYEQAQLRIDDKSQHDDLTKGMRHLMMLSKKLRAKRMAAGALNLASPEVRVETESETSDPVDVKTKQLLETNQLVEEFMLLANISVAGKNYAAFPQTALLRRHAAPPKNNFEELSNQLKVKKNLELRTDSSKALADSLDTCTDAEDPFFNTLVRILATRCMMSAEYFCSGTQAYPDFRHYGLASEIYTHFTSPIRRYADLEAHRQLAAAIEYEPLDPSLQSRSKLEGVCKNINVRHRNAQMAGRASVEYYVGQALKGRVMEEDGFIMRIFSNGFVVFVPRFGIEGLIRLKDLASEGEKEPEGFFDGEDYSLDITTEKGNRKVELFEKVKVRISDEAEESTGKRKIKLNLV; this comes from the coding sequence ATGACTTCGCTGAAGCGCTCATATGCGTCTACCTCGTCGACGACAACGCTGAGCAGCAAGACGTATCTGCGAACACTGAAATCGGGCAAAGTACAGAAAGTTGTACGCGAGCTATACCTCCGACAGGACATCCCGTGCTCAAGCCAGCTCTGCTCAGCAtgtatcgacatcgccccGACCGGCTTTCACGGAAAGACGGAGCCTTTCGTTCTCTCGCTTACCCCAGCTGGCACGAAGGACTTTCCGCAAGGCCACTATTTGATTCCTGATACAAATGCCTTTCTTACGGCAATGGATCTCTTCGAGGCGGACGACACAGTCAGAGATGTCATTGTCTTGCAGACTGTTCTGGAAGAGGTTAAGAACAGGTCTTTGCCACTTTATCACCGCCTCATCGCGTTGACCAAGAACGACGGCAAGAGATTCTATGTCTTCTTCAACGACTTCCGGCTTGAGACGTATGTCACGAGAGAGGCTGGCGAGTCCATCAATGACCGAAACGATCGTGCTGTCCGCAAGGCATGTGCCTGGTACGCAAAGCATCTCGAGCTAGCCGTGAAGGCAAGAAAGAGTGCACGATGCCCAGCTATCGTCATGCTCACCGATGACAAGGAGAATACCCGAAAGTCAAAAGCAGAAGGCATTGTTGCTGCAAACCTGCATGACTACGTCTCTTCCTTGCCAGACGCAGATCGACTGCTCGACATGGTGGCGTCAAGTCGTGACCAGCGGGCGAGTCGAGATGCAAGAGCAGAATTGCTGTACCCGGACTACATGTCTATGTCAGCAATGCTTACTGGCATCAAAGCCGGCAACTTGCATCAAGGCATCTTCAATGTTTCGCCATATAACTATCTGGAGGGCACAGTACATGTTCCAGCTTTCGACAAGTCACTGATTATACAGGGCCGCGAGAACAGCAATCGAGCCGTTTCTGGCGATATCGTTGTGCTGGAGGTATTACCGAAGGATCAATGGAAAGCCCCCTCTACAAAGGTCATCGAGGAAGAAGATGTCGGCAAGAATGAGAACGCTGACAATGATGAAGAGTCTGCGGAAGGCATCGTCACCGAGAAGGAGCGCAAAGCTTTGCGGGAAGAAGTCAAGCGTGCACACGGCAAGGTCGCAGAAGGCAAACCTCAGCCGACTGCTCGTGTGGTTGGTGCTGTGAAGCGCAACTGGCGGCAGTATGTGGGTCACATCGATAAAGACTCTGTCAGATCGGGTGCCAAGCAGAGTCGAGCACAGCAGACCGTCTTCCTAATCCCGATGGACAAACGCATACCAAAGATCAGAGTGCGCACTCGACAAGCCGGCGACTTGCTTGGAAAGCGTGTGCTAGTGACAATCGATTCATGGGACCGCGAGTCAAGGTATCCTGTTGGGCACTTCATTCGCAGTCTCGGTGACCTCGAGACGAAGGGCGCAGAGACGGAAGCTCTGCTGCTGGAGTGGGACGTACAGTACAGACCGTTTCCCAAGTCCGTTCTTGACTGTCTGCCGTCCGAAGGTCACGACTGGAAAGTGCCCGCAGACACATCAGATCCAGGATGGCGAGGTAGACGGGATCTCAGGGATCAGCTCATCTGCTCCATTGACCCGCCTGGCTGTGTCGATATCGATGACGCCCTTCACGCGAAGCAGCTACCTAATGGTAACTTTGAGGTGGGTGTCCACATTGCCGATGTATCGCACTTCGTCAAGCCGAACAATGCTATGGACAAAGAAGCATCACTACGTGGCACGACAGTCTACCTTGTGGACAAGCGCATAGACATGCTGCCGATGTTGCTAGGAACAGACCTCTGCTCACTCAAGCCATACGTCGAGAGGTATGCTTTCAGTGTGCTGTGGGAACTTGATCAGAATGCCGACATTGTCAACGCTTCCTTCACAAAGAGCGTCATCAAGAGTCGCGAAGCATTCAGCTATGAACAAGCACAACTTCGCATTGACGACAAGTCACAACATGACGATTTGACCAAAGGCATGCGGCATCTCATGATGCTGTCGAAGAAGCTCCGTGCGAAGCGTATGGCTGCCGGCGCTCTCAACCTTGCCAGTCCAGAAGTCCGAGTCGAGACCGAAAGCGAGACATCCGACCCGGTCGACGTAAAGACCAAACAACTACTCGAAACAAACCAGCTCGTCGAAGAGTTCATGTTACTCGCCAACATCTCAGTCGCCGGCAAGAACTACGCCGCATTCCCTCAAACAGCACTCCTCCGACGCCACGCCGCGCCACCAAAGAACAACTTCGAAGAACTCAGCAACCAGCTCAAAGTCAAGAAGAACCTCGAGCTCCGCACAGACTCTTCGAAAGCCCTCGCAGACAGTCTCGATACCTGCACGGACGCAGAAGATCCTTTCTTCAACACCCTCGTCCGCATCCTCGCCACGCGATGTATGATGAGCGCCGAGTACTTCTGCAGCGGTACGCAAGCGTACCCCGATTTCCGTCATTACGGTCTCGCGTCAGAGATCTACACGCATTTCACCAGTCCCATCAGACGATATGCAGACCTTGAAGCACACAGACAGCTCGCGGCAGCAATCGAATACGAACCCCTCGACCCCAGTCTCCAATCACGAAGCAAGCTCGAGGGAGTATGTAAGAACATCAACGTTCGGCACCGCAACGCACAAATGGCCGGTCGCGCTAGCGTAGAGTACTACGTCGGCCAGGCGCTGAAGGGAAGGGTCATGGAGGAGGACGGCTTTATCATGAGGATTTTCAGCAATGGCTTCGTGGTGTTTGTGCCACGATTTGGGATTGAGGGTCTCATTAGGCTGAAAGACTTGGCAAGCGAGGGCGAGAAAGAGCCAGAGGGTTTCTTTGATGGTGAGGATTACTCGCTGGATATCACAACTGAGAAGGGGAACAGGAAGGTCGAGCTGTTCGAGAAGGTCAAGGTCCGCATCAGTGACGAGGCGGAGGAGAGTACAGGGAAGAGGAAGATCAAGCTCAACTTGGTGTGA